The Arachis hypogaea cultivar Tifrunner chromosome 14, arahy.Tifrunner.gnm2.J5K5, whole genome shotgun sequence genome has a segment encoding these proteins:
- the LOC112743010 gene encoding uncharacterized protein, producing MEESINQDLPRNNNAENNSASNERSLPPASSENQSQTSSVRGKIDPAWRYVALQNINGKPHYQCLFCLSTFGGGGINRMKKHLAKIGGDIKKCSKVPYDVEKQMEGLLKEIQKSKTSKRKVSFNEEGTDECEDAIDEAIAQEEQQTPSQLPTKEVVGGDPKKKAKIIIPPMFAPRTTPGSQPSLKSVFQNKEALHEVDKRVARWLLDCRIPFNAVMSPFFQDMLDGVAGFGPGYKGPSYDSLRVNLLADLKRECQMVVDSYRSAWKETGCTLMADGWTDQRQRTLINFLVYCSKGLCFVKSVDASSMVKNASSLCDLFSEVIEWIGPDNVVHVVTDNAANYVAAGRLINKKFENIHWSPCAAHCLNLILKDISSMLHISSLATRASKITVFVYNHTVFLSWLRQKEDWREIVRPGATRFATVFLTLMSIFERKSELQQLVVDTHFTGHKLGRSANGRAVSAIILDNKFWDDCFTVCQIVSPLIKLLRLVDADDKPSLGIVYEGMLRSENGIKEMFKHRKSAYQPYTEIINSRWDKHLKKNLHAAAYFLNPDCFFSENYRESPDVMRALLDLVTLHCKVNNLDSVEAMKEIHIYRDRKESFDRPEVVPAAKKLQPDEWWRLFGSSAPCLQKMAVRILSQASASSECERNWSLFDQIHTARRNRLEHDRLSDIVYVTYNLRLKSRKKRKQKSQYDPIDIETIDKVDFWVTEEVVEKEPDLPSNIEDLLDEIDADLD from the exons ATGGAAGAAAGTATCAACCAAGACCTACCTAGGAATAATAATGCTGAAAATAATTCTGCTTCGAATGAACGTTCTCTTCCTCCCGCGAGTAGCGAAAATCAGTCACAAACTTCTAGTGTTAGGGGGAAAATTGATCCTGCTTGGAGATACGTTGCTTTACAGAATATAAATGGAAAGCCGCATTACCAATGCTTATTTTGTTTGAGTACTTTTGGGGGCGGGGGAATTAATAGAATGAAAAAGCATTTGGCGAAGATAGGTGGAGACATAAAGAAGTGTTCTAAGGTCCCGTATGATGTAGAAAAACAAATGGAGGGTTTGTTGAAAGAGATTCAAAAAAGTAAAACTAGTAAAAGGAAAGTAAGTTTCAACGAAGAGGGTACCGATGAGTGTGAGGATGCAATTGATGAAGCAATAGCGCAAGAGGAACAACAAACTCCGAGTCAGTTACCAACTAAGGAGGTTGTTGGAGGCGAtccaaaaaagaaagcaaaaatcatTATTCCTCCTATGTTTGCACCAAGAACAACTCCGGGAAGTCAACCAAGTCTGAAAAGCGTGTTTCAAAACAAAGAGGCACTTCATGAAGTTGATAAGCGAGTGGCTAGATGGCTTTTGGATTGTAGGATTCCTTTCAATGCGGTTATGTCACCTTTTTTTCAAGATATGTTGGATGGTGTAGCTGGCTTTGGGCCTGGTTATAAAGGTCCTTCTTATGACTCTTTGAGGGTTAATTTATTAGCCGATCTCAAAAGGGAGTGTCAAATGGTTGTTGATAGCTATAGGTCTGCTTGGAAAGAAACTGGATGTACTCTCATGGCTGATGGTTGGACAGATCAAAGGCAAAGAACATTGattaattttttggtttattgTTCGAAAGGGTTGTGCTTTGTGAAATCTGTAGATGCCTCAAGTATGGTTAAAAATGCTTCTAGCTTGTGTGACTTGTTTTCAGAGGTGATTGAATGGATTGGACCTGATAATGTTGTTCATGTAGTGACCGATAATGCTGCGAATTATGTTGCTGCTGGTAGGCTTATtaataagaaatttgaaaatattcaCTGGTCACCTTGTGCTGCTCATTGCTTGAATCTTATTCTAAAAGATATAAGCAGCATGCTACATATTTCTAGCCTTGCAACACGTGCTTCGAAGATTACCGTGTTTGTATATAATCATACAGTGTTCTTGTCCTGGCTAAGACAAAAAGAGGATTGGAGGGAGATTGTTCGTCCTGGTGCAACTCGTTTTGCCACTGTCTTCCTCACATTGATGAGTATCTTTGAGCGCAAATCGGAATTACAACAATTGGTTGTTGATACACACTTTACCGGACACAAATTAGGAAGGAGTGCTAATGGGAGAGCTGTGAGTGCAATTATCCTAGACAATAAATTTTGGGATGATTGTTTTACTGTATGCCAAATTGTGAGTCCGTTGATTAAATTGCTGAGGTTGGTAGATGCCGATGATAAACCATCATTGGGAATTGTTTATGAAGGTATGCTGAGGTCAGAAAATGGAATCAAAGAAATGTTCAAGCATAGGAAGAGTGCATATCAACCTTACACAGAGATTATCAACTCAAGATGGGACaaacatttgaaaaaaaatcttcaCGCAGCAGCCTATTTCTTGAATCCTGATTGCTTTTTTTCTGAAAATTATAGAGAATCACCTGATGTCATGCGAGCTTTACTTGATCTTGTTACATTGCATTGCAAGGTTAATAATTTAGATTCAGTTGAGGCAATGAAAGAAATACACATATATAGAGATCGAAAGGAAAGCTTTGATAGGCCTGAAGTTGTTCCAGCTGCAAAAAAACTTCAACCTG ATGAATGGTGGAGGTTATTTGGTAGTTCTGCTCCATGTTTACAAAAAATGGCAGTTCGCATTCTTAGCCAAGCATCTGCTTCTTCAGAGTGTGAAAGGAATTGGAGTCTTTTTGATCAAATTCATACAGCAAGAAGGAATAGATTGGAGCATGATAGGCTAAGTGATATTGtgtatgttacatataatttgcgTCTTAAATCCAG aaaaaaaagaaagcaaaagtccCAATATGATCCAATCGATATTGAAACTATTGATAAGGTTGATTTTTGGGTGACGGAAGAGGTTGTTGAAAAAGAGCCTGATCTTCCAAGTAATATTGAAGACTTGCTTG ATGAGATTGATGCTGATTTAGAttaa
- the LOC112743011 gene encoding uncharacterized protein → MEESINQDLPRNNNAENNSASNERSLPPASSENQSQTSSVRGKTDPAWRYVALQNINGKPHYQCLFCLSTFGGGGINRMKKHLAKIGGDIKKCSKVPYDVEKQMEGLLKEIQKSKTSKRKVSFNEEGTDECEDAIDEAIAQEEQQTPSQLPTKEVVGGDPKKKAKIIIPPMFAPRTTPGSQPSLKSVFQNKEALHEVDKRVARWLLDCRIPFNAVMSPFFQDMLDGVAGFGPGYKGPSYDSLRVNLLADLKRECQMVVDSYRSAWKETGCTLMADGWTDQRQRTLINFLVYCSKGLCFVKSVDASSMVKNASSLCDLFSEVIEWIGPDNVVHVVTDNAANYVAAGRLINKKFENIHWSPCAAHCLNLILKDISSMPHISSLATRASKITVFVYNHTVFLSWLRQKEDWREIVCPGATRFATVFLTLMSIFERKSELQQLVVDTHFTGHKLGRSANGRAVSAIILDNKFWDDCFTVCQIVSPLIKLLRLVDADDKPSLGIVYEGMLRSENGIKEMFKHRKSAYQPYTEIINSRWDKHLKKNLHAAAYFLNPDCFFSENYRESPDVMRALLDLVTLHCKVNNLDSVEAMKEIHIYRDRKESFDRPEVVPAAKKLQPDEWWRLFGSSAPCLQKMAVRILSQASASSGCERNWSLFDQIHTARRNRLEHDRLSDIVYVTYNLRLKSRKKRKQKSQYDPIDIETIDKVDFWVTEEVVEKEPDLPSNIEDLLDEIDADLDQGGGGGSTSTFYAAPLAFSGPSSGNEGDEINDANLQQIMEDFDG, encoded by the exons ATGGAAGAAAGTATCAACCAAGACCTACCTAGGAATAATAATGCTGAAAATAATTCTGCTTCGAATGAACGTTCTCTTCCTCCCGCGAGTAGCGAAAATCAGTCACAAACTTCTAGTGTTAGGGGGAAAACTGATCCTGCTTGGAGATACGTTGCTTTACAGAATATAAATGGAAAGCCGCATTACCAATGCTTATTTTGTTTGAGTACTTTTGGGGGCGGGGGAATTAATAGAATGAAAAAGCATTTGGCGAAGATAGGTGGAGACATAAAGAAGTGTTCTAAGGTCCCGTATGATGTAGAAAAACAAATGGAAGGTTTGTTGAAAGAGATTCAGAAAAGTAAAACTAGTAAAAGGAAAGTAAGTTTCAACGAAGAGGGTACCGATGAGTGTGAGGATGCAATTGATGAAGCAATAGCGCAAGAGGAACAACAAACTCCGAGTCAGTTACCAACTAAGGAGGTTGTTGGAGGCGAtccaaaaaagaaagcaaaaatcatTATTCCTCCTATGTTTGCACCAAGAACAACTCCGGGAAGTCAACCAAGTCTGAAAAGCGTGTTTCAAAACAAAGAGGCGCTTCATGAAGTTGATAAGCGAGTGGCTAGATGGCTTTTGGATTGTAGGATTCCTTTCAATGCGGTTATGTCACCTTTTTTTCAAGATATGTTGGATGGTGTAGCTGGCTTTGGGCCTGGTTATAAAGGTCCTTCTTATGACTCTTTGAGGGTTAATTTATTAGCCGATCTCAAAAGGGAGTGTCAAATGGTTGTTGATAGCTATAGGTCTGCTTGGAAAGAAACTGGATGTACTCTCATGGCTGATGGTTGGACAGATCAAAGGCAAAGAACATTGattaattttttggtttattgTTCGAAAGGGTTGTGCTTTGTGAAATCTGTAGATGCCTCAAGTATGGTTAAAAATGCTTCTAGCTTGTGTGACTTGTTTTCAGAGGTGATTGAATGGATTGGACCTGATAATGTTGTTCATGTAGTGACCGATAATGCTGCGAATTATGTTGCTGCTGGTAGGCTTATtaataagaaatttgaaaatattcaCTGGTCACCTTGTGCTGCTCATTGCTTGAATCTTATTCTAAAAGATATAAGCAGCATGCCACATATTTCTAGCCTTGCAACACGTGCTTCGAAGATTACCGTGTTTGTATATAATCATACGGTGTTCTTGTCCTGGCTAAGACAAAAAGAGGATTGGAGGGAGATTGTTTGTCCAGGTGCAACTCGTTTTGCCACTGTCTTCCTCACATTGATGAGTATCTTTGAGCGCAAATCGGAATTACAACAATTGGTTGTTGATACACACTTTACCGGACACAAATTAGGAAGGAGTGCTAATGGGAGAGCTGTGAGTGCAATTATCCTAGACAATAAATTTTGGGATGATTGTTTTACTGTATGCCAAATTGTGAGTCCGTTGATTAAATTGCTGAGGTTGGTAGATGCCGATGATAAACCATCATTGGGAATTGTTTATGAAGGTATGCTGAGGTCAGAAAATGGAATCAAAGAAATGTTCAAGCATAGGAAGAGTGCATATCAACCTTACACAGAGATTATCAACTCAAGATGGGACaaacatttgaaaaaaaatcttcaCGCAGCAGCCTATTTCTTGAATCCTGATTGCTTTTTTTCTGAAAATTATAGAGAATCACCTGATGTCATGCGAGCTTTACTTGATCTTGTTACATTGCATTGCAAGGTTAATAATTTAGATTCAGTTGAGGCAATGAAAGAAATACACATATATAGAGATCGAAAGGAAAGCTTTGATAGGCCTGAAGTTGTTCCAGCTGCAAAAAAACTTCAACCTG ATGAATGGTGGAGGTTATTTGGTAGTTCTGCTCCATGTTTACAAAAAATGGCAGTTCGCATTCTTAGCCAAGCATCTGCTTCTTCAGGGTGTGAAAGGAATTGGAGTCTTTTTGATCAAATTCATACAGCAAGAAGGAATAGATTGGAGCATGATAGGCTAAGTGATATTGtgtatgttacatataatttgcgTCTTAAATCCAG aaaaaaaagaaagcaaaagtccCAATATGATCCAATCGATATTGAAACTATTGATAAGGTTGATTTTTGGGTGACGGAAGAGGTTGTTGAAAAAGAGCCTGATCTTCCAAGTAATATTGAAGACTTGCTTG ATGAGATTGATGCTGATTTAGatcaaggtggtggtggtggtagtactAGTACATTTTATGCTGCACCACTTGCTTTTTCTGGTCCAAGTAGTGGAAATGAAGGTGATGAAATCAATGACGCAAATCTGCAACAAATTATGGAGGATTTTGATGGTTGA